Proteins from a genomic interval of Tenacibaculum sp. SZ-18:
- a CDS encoding pentapeptide repeat-containing protein, producing the protein MENNFQEELEKLKKENEALRNEMSKASEKKKRKQERTKKTLSWTWSMFAGASLKNNFNQWFTEFHTQERVSPNTSASLLTSLVRRFVRVRLLSVILLLFSIFPSLVSLYILIKQNELIKTQNLLVEGSRRSSYSYQLAQVLDDIDDGYSTKTRRRVISLCNVLKPYRYLDEDGQTTVYYSPERTQVLIYLINSKMTNAELSVLFDNIDFSYCDLRNVDLSGRYLSGINLSHSNLENCELNTANLDNGDFSYANLKNVQFSNGRAKNTSFHNADLTGAKFTKAKELSGADFTDAEVDDISFNLSDITKAKGL; encoded by the coding sequence ATGGAAAATAATTTTCAAGAAGAGTTAGAAAAATTAAAAAAGGAAAACGAAGCTTTACGAAATGAAATGAGTAAAGCCTCAGAGAAAAAAAAACGTAAACAAGAACGAACCAAGAAAACATTGTCTTGGACTTGGAGTATGTTCGCTGGTGCATCACTAAAAAATAATTTCAATCAGTGGTTTACAGAATTTCACACTCAAGAAAGGGTTTCACCGAATACTTCAGCAAGTTTGTTAACTTCTCTTGTTAGAAGGTTTGTAAGAGTACGTTTATTAAGTGTAATTCTGCTTTTATTTTCAATATTTCCTTCATTAGTTTCTTTATACATCTTAATAAAACAAAATGAACTAATTAAAACGCAAAACTTACTAGTTGAAGGCTCAAGAAGATCTTCCTACAGTTATCAATTAGCACAAGTTTTAGATGATATTGATGACGGTTACTCAACAAAAACAAGAAGAAGAGTTATCTCACTATGTAATGTTTTAAAGCCATACAGGTATTTAGACGAAGATGGACAAACCACAGTTTATTATAGCCCAGAACGTACGCAAGTTTTGATTTATTTAATCAACTCAAAAATGACAAATGCAGAATTGAGTGTGTTATTTGATAATATAGATTTTTCTTATTGCGATTTACGAAACGTAGATTTATCTGGTAGATATTTATCCGGAATCAATTTATCACATTCCAATTTAGAAAACTGTGAATTGAATACGGCCAACTTAGATAATGGTGATTTTTCCTACGCTAATTTGAAAAATGTTCAATTTTCTAATGGTAGAGCTAAAAATACTTCTTTTCATAATGCCGATTTAACAGGGGCTAAATTCACCAAAGCTAAAGAATTATCTGGCGCAGATTTTACAGATGCAGAAGTTGATGATATTAGTTTTAATCTCTCAGATATAACTAAAGCTAAAGGATTATAA
- the prmC gene encoding peptide chain release factor N(5)-glutamine methyltransferase, with protein sequence MKLKDFRTFFNKELSNLYPKTEIDAFFFRTIEHTLNLQLTDVFTKQDLLITDDNMTVLKSVIERLKKEEPIQYILGETEFYGYTFKVNSDVLIPRPETEELVSWVKETVEHKKTKLSILDIGTGSGCIAISIQKELPTTKVTAFDISEKALETAKKNAELNKVNVNFIHHDILSNTTINDKFDVIISNPPYVRELEKDEIKNNVLNNEPHLALFVDDNNPLLFYKRIADIALTNLNENGVLFFEINQYLGKETKQMLLDKGFKNVVLKSDLFGNHRMIKANF encoded by the coding sequence ATGAAGCTAAAAGACTTCAGAACATTTTTCAACAAAGAACTGTCGAATTTATATCCTAAAACTGAAATTGATGCTTTTTTCTTTAGAACGATTGAGCATACTCTAAACTTACAATTAACAGATGTTTTCACTAAACAAGATCTTTTAATCACTGATGATAATATGACTGTTTTGAAATCTGTTATAGAAAGACTTAAAAAAGAAGAGCCTATTCAATATATTTTGGGAGAAACAGAATTTTATGGATATACATTTAAAGTAAATTCTGATGTTTTAATTCCAAGACCAGAAACCGAAGAACTAGTCAGTTGGGTAAAAGAAACGGTTGAACATAAAAAAACTAAACTTTCTATTCTTGACATTGGAACTGGTTCTGGGTGTATTGCTATTTCCATTCAAAAGGAATTACCAACTACTAAGGTTACCGCTTTTGATATCTCTGAAAAAGCACTGGAAACTGCAAAGAAAAATGCCGAACTAAACAAAGTCAATGTAAATTTTATACATCACGATATTCTTTCTAATACTACTATTAATGACAAGTTTGATGTTATTATTTCAAATCCTCCTTATGTAAGAGAACTCGAAAAAGATGAAATAAAAAACAATGTTTTAAATAATGAACCTCATTTAGCGTTATTTGTAGATGATAATAATCCATTATTGTTTTATAAACGAATTGCAGATATTGCTTTAACTAATTTGAATGAAAATGGAGTTTTATTTTTTGAAATCAATCAATATTTAGGGAAAGAAACAAAACAAATGTTACTGGATAAAGGATTTAAAAATGTAGTTTTAAAGAGTGATTTATTCGGTAACCACAGAATGATAAAGGCTAATTTTTAA
- a CDS encoding LEA type 2 family protein — protein sequence MKNILYLIVISVFLLNCSVKKKPTFIKVDDIQFLSLKRDTIYLQAKAFFKNENDIGGKLSTDEIKVFLDGAEVANVSSEEFKVPANQEFFIPLSVIIPADKVFDKSKGGLLGGLINTLLNKKVNVQFKGNIKYKVLGFSNTYIVDKTQVVKIKI from the coding sequence ATGAAGAACATACTATATCTTATTGTTATCTCTGTTTTTTTATTGAATTGTTCTGTTAAGAAGAAACCTACATTCATTAAAGTTGACGATATTCAGTTTTTGTCTTTGAAACGAGATACCATTTATTTACAAGCCAAAGCTTTTTTCAAAAATGAGAATGATATAGGAGGGAAGCTTTCAACAGATGAAATCAAGGTTTTTTTAGACGGTGCAGAAGTTGCAAATGTTTCTTCTGAAGAATTTAAAGTTCCTGCAAATCAAGAATTTTTTATTCCGTTAAGCGTCATTATTCCAGCTGACAAAGTATTTGATAAAAGTAAAGGAGGTCTTCTCGGTGGACTTATAAATACATTACTGAATAAGAAAGTGAATGTTCAGTTTAAAGGAAATATTAAATACAAAGTTTTAGGGTTTTCGAATACTTATATTGTTGACAAAACACAAGTAGTAAAAATTAAAATATAG
- the ribD gene encoding bifunctional diaminohydroxyphosphoribosylaminopyrimidine deaminase/5-amino-6-(5-phosphoribosylamino)uracil reductase RibD produces the protein MSFNEKYMRRCLELGKRGIGSTRPNPSVGAVVVYNDKIIGEGFTSPYGGPHAEVNAIRSVKDESLFSKSTIYVTLEPCSHFGKTPPCSDLIISKGIRNVVIGTVDTHSVVAGKGIERLKSNGCNVVVGVLEEACKKHHKRFFAVQNKKRPFVILKWAETANGFIAPKYRESQTPVWISNEYAKQLVHKWRSEEQAILVGTNTVLTDNPKLNVRSWTGQNPVRIVLDRTFKLSSDLSIYDTTIKTIIVSQFERESTNENLVYERINFESDVPKQILEVLSKHKIQSVIIEGGAVTLQSFIDDNLWDEARIFIGDNTFEDGIKAPILNAKLEKEEQLTNNTLRTFIND, from the coding sequence TTGAGTTTTAATGAAAAATATATGCGACGTTGCCTGGAACTAGGCAAAAGAGGAATTGGAAGTACACGTCCAAATCCTTCAGTAGGAGCAGTAGTAGTGTATAACGACAAAATTATTGGTGAAGGTTTTACTAGTCCTTATGGGGGACCTCATGCGGAGGTAAACGCTATTCGCTCTGTAAAAGATGAATCATTATTTTCTAAATCTACTATTTATGTAACGTTAGAACCTTGTTCTCATTTTGGTAAAACACCACCTTGTTCCGATTTAATTATTTCAAAAGGAATAAGAAATGTTGTTATTGGAACGGTAGATACTCATAGTGTTGTGGCAGGAAAGGGTATTGAAAGATTAAAATCTAATGGATGCAATGTTGTTGTAGGAGTGTTAGAAGAAGCATGTAAAAAACATCACAAACGTTTTTTTGCAGTTCAAAATAAAAAAAGACCATTTGTAATTTTAAAATGGGCAGAAACAGCTAACGGATTTATCGCTCCAAAATATAGAGAAAGCCAAACACCTGTTTGGATTTCAAATGAATATGCAAAACAACTTGTTCATAAATGGAGATCAGAAGAACAGGCAATTTTAGTTGGAACAAATACTGTGTTAACAGATAATCCAAAGCTAAACGTTAGAAGCTGGACTGGTCAAAATCCGGTTCGAATAGTTTTAGATCGAACATTTAAGTTAAGTTCAGATTTATCTATTTATGATACAACAATAAAAACTATTATTGTAAGTCAGTTTGAACGAGAAAGTACAAACGAAAACTTAGTTTATGAAAGGATTAATTTCGAGTCTGATGTTCCAAAACAAATATTGGAAGTTTTATCAAAACATAAAATACAATCAGTAATTATTGAAGGTGGTGCAGTTACTTTACAATCTTTTATTGATGATAATCTTTGGGATGAGGCTCGAATTTTTATCGGGGATAATACTTTTGAAGACGGAATTAAGGCTCCGATTTTAAATGCTAAATTGGAAAAAGAAGAACAATTAACAAACAACACATTAAGGACGTTTATAAATGATTAA
- a CDS encoding HAD-IA family hydrolase yields MIKNIIFDFGDVFINLDKKATYKELYKLGVEEISEKMIQVYYDYEMGLISTKEFVGYFHNEFKIDKENLVKAWNAILLDFPLDRLKFLKELAASNNYRLFLLSNTNDLHISWIQNNWGMNLYQEFKNSFEQFYLSHEIHMRKPNSDIYEFVLNENKLVPEQTIFIDDTLDNTAAAEKLGIKTWTIDRVKENVIDLLKREEFLV; encoded by the coding sequence ATGATTAAAAATATCATTTTTGATTTTGGTGATGTATTCATTAATTTAGATAAGAAGGCAACTTATAAAGAGTTGTATAAATTAGGAGTAGAGGAGATTTCTGAAAAAATGATACAAGTTTATTATGATTATGAAATGGGATTGATTTCAACGAAAGAGTTTGTAGGATATTTTCATAATGAATTTAAAATAGATAAAGAGAATCTTGTGAAGGCTTGGAATGCTATCTTATTAGATTTTCCATTAGATCGTTTAAAGTTTTTAAAGGAGCTAGCCGCTTCAAATAACTATCGATTATTTCTTTTAAGTAATACCAATGATTTACATATTTCTTGGATTCAGAATAATTGGGGAATGAATTTGTATCAAGAATTTAAAAACTCTTTTGAGCAATTTTATTTGTCACATGAAATTCACATGAGAAAACCAAATTCAGATATTTATGAGTTTGTTTTAAATGAGAATAAATTAGTTCCTGAACAAACAATTTTTATTGATGATACACTTGACAATACTGCTGCAGCTGAAAAATTAGGTATCAAAACTTGGACGATTGATAGAGTGAAGGAAAATGTTATTGATTTACTTAAAAGAGAGGAGTTTTTAGTATGA